In the Alkalinema sp. FACHB-956 genome, one interval contains:
- a CDS encoding ATP-binding protein, protein MGIATIKMLLANSPKRRCYLGREPMLKSLKVENFRSFKSFELTQLGRINLLVGENNSGKTSILEAIQLLQSRANLASVTQTMVERGEVSRTEERSGSRELDIRHLFHGHELVLDQSFTISVMTDGSAEELVAKIEIHEFKQETLLVDLVDEELTRDVELVLTWSFNGDREELKIPLSADGGIRSDYSRRMRIKPIKSSSIKVQFITSSSLLIPQMIELFDQVVLTPEEDNIVQALQTIDPKIERIASLGIDRMVSAKRGGFVIKRRDEQQPLPIGSMGDGIWRMLGLALSVVCTKGGILLVDEIDTGLHFTAMLDMWKMIWKTAQKLNVQVFATTHSRDCWESLAEMAESEMAGENEIMIHRIEKAKSSSVTFDSQQMAIAVEEGIEVR, encoded by the coding sequence ATGGGCATTGCTACAATCAAGATGTTGTTAGCGAACTCACCAAAACGAAGGTGCTATTTAGGTCGGGAGCCAATGCTCAAATCGCTTAAAGTCGAGAATTTCCGAAGCTTTAAATCATTCGAGCTGACACAGCTTGGACGAATTAACTTGTTGGTCGGCGAAAATAATAGTGGTAAAACCTCAATCTTAGAAGCAATTCAACTTTTACAATCACGAGCTAATTTAGCCTCTGTCACACAAACGATGGTAGAAAGAGGTGAGGTTTCTCGCACAGAAGAACGAAGTGGTAGTCGAGAACTAGATATTAGACATTTATTTCATGGGCATGAGTTAGTACTAGATCAATCTTTTACAATTTCGGTGATGACAGATGGATCTGCTGAAGAATTAGTTGCAAAAATTGAAATTCATGAATTCAAGCAAGAAACTCTTTTGGTTGATCTGGTTGATGAAGAACTGACTCGTGATGTAGAACTGGTTTTGACCTGGTCTTTCAATGGAGACAGAGAAGAACTTAAGATTCCGTTATCTGCTGATGGAGGAATTCGCTCAGACTACTCCAGAAGGATGCGAATTAAGCCTATAAAAAGTTCATCTATTAAGGTGCAGTTTATTACTTCATCTTCATTGCTGATTCCTCAAATGATTGAGCTTTTCGACCAAGTTGTTCTCACACCTGAAGAAGATAATATTGTTCAAGCGCTGCAAACTATTGATCCCAAAATTGAGAGAATTGCCTCCTTGGGGATTGATCGTATGGTTTCTGCAAAACGTGGAGGTTTCGTTATTAAGCGACGCGATGAGCAGCAACCTCTTCCGATCGGTAGTATGGGTGATGGCATCTGGCGCATGTTGGGTTTGGCGCTAAGTGTTGTGTGTACTAAAGGTGGCATTCTATTAGTGGATGAGATTGATACAGGGCTGCATTTCACAGCCATGTTAGATATGTGGAAGATGATCTGGAAAACGGCACAAAAACTTAATGTGCAAGTGTTTGCAACCACCCATAGCCGAGATTGTTGGGAGAGTCTGGCGGAAATGGCGGAATCGGAAATGGCTGGAGAGAATGAAATCATGATTCACCGCATTGAAAAAGCGAAGTCATCTTCGGTAACATTTGATTCGCAACAAATGGCGATCGCGGTGGAAGAAGGGATTGAGGTTCGTTAG
- the groL gene encoding chaperonin GroEL (60 kDa chaperone family; promotes refolding of misfolded polypeptides especially under stressful conditions; forms two stacked rings of heptamers to form a barrel-shaped 14mer; ends can be capped by GroES; misfolded proteins enter the barrel where they are refolded when GroES binds) — protein sequence MAKRIIYNENARRALEKGMDILAEAVAVTLGPKGRNVVLEKKFGAPQIINDGVTIAKEIELEDHVENTGVSLIRQAASKTNDAAGDGTTTATVLAHAIVKEGLRNVAAGANAILLKKGIDKATNFLVDKIKEQARPVEDSKAIAQVGSISAGNDEEVGAMIASAMDKVGKEGVISLEEGKSMTTELEVTEGMRFEKGYISPYFATDTERMEAVMEEPFILITDKKIALVQDLVPVLEQVARAGRPLVIIAEDIEKEALATLVVNRLRGVLNVAAVKAPGFGDRRKAMLEDIAVLTGGTLITEDAGLKIDAAKLDMLGKARRITITKDTTTIVAEGNEAQVKARVEQIRRQMEETESSYDKEKLQERLAKLAGGVAVVKVGAATETEMKDRKLRLEDAINATKAAVEEGIVPGGGTTLAHLAPELETWASGNLQAEELTGALIVARALTAPLKRIAENAGQNGAVVAERVKEMPFNSGYNAATNEYVDMISAGIVDPAKVTRCALQNAASIAAMVLTTECIVVDKPEPKEAAPAGGAGGMGDFDY from the coding sequence ATGGCTAAGCGCATTATTTATAACGAAAATGCTCGTCGTGCCCTCGAAAAAGGCATGGATATCCTGGCAGAAGCCGTTGCAGTGACCCTTGGGCCTAAAGGTCGCAACGTGGTGCTGGAGAAGAAGTTCGGCGCACCCCAAATCATCAACGATGGTGTGACGATCGCCAAGGAAATTGAACTGGAAGATCACGTTGAAAACACCGGGGTTTCCCTGATCCGTCAAGCAGCGTCCAAGACTAACGATGCCGCTGGGGATGGTACCACCACCGCAACTGTACTGGCCCACGCGATCGTTAAAGAAGGTCTGCGCAACGTGGCAGCGGGTGCCAATGCAATCCTGCTGAAGAAAGGGATCGATAAGGCGACCAACTTCCTGGTTGACAAGATTAAGGAACAGGCTCGTCCTGTGGAAGATTCCAAGGCGATCGCTCAAGTGGGTTCCATCTCCGCCGGTAACGACGAAGAAGTGGGTGCCATGATTGCTAGCGCCATGGACAAGGTGGGCAAAGAAGGCGTGATTTCCTTGGAAGAAGGGAAGTCCATGACCACCGAATTGGAAGTGACCGAAGGGATGCGCTTCGAGAAAGGCTACATCTCTCCCTACTTCGCCACCGACACCGAGCGGATGGAAGCAGTGATGGAAGAACCTTTCATCCTGATCACTGACAAGAAGATTGCCCTCGTCCAAGACTTGGTGCCTGTGCTGGAGCAAGTGGCTCGGGCGGGCCGTCCTCTGGTCATCATCGCTGAAGACATCGAGAAGGAAGCCCTGGCAACCCTGGTGGTGAACCGTCTGCGCGGCGTACTGAACGTTGCAGCTGTGAAGGCTCCTGGCTTTGGCGATCGTCGGAAGGCTATGCTGGAAGACATCGCAGTGCTGACCGGCGGGACGCTGATCACCGAAGATGCAGGTCTGAAGATCGATGCTGCGAAGCTGGACATGCTGGGTAAAGCTCGTCGCATCACGATCACCAAGGACACCACAACGATCGTTGCTGAAGGTAACGAAGCGCAAGTCAAGGCACGGGTTGAGCAAATCCGTCGTCAAATGGAAGAAACCGAGTCTTCCTACGACAAGGAAAAGCTGCAAGAGCGTCTGGCTAAGTTGGCTGGTGGCGTGGCTGTGGTGAAAGTCGGTGCAGCGACCGAAACCGAAATGAAGGATCGTAAGCTGCGTCTGGAAGATGCGATCAACGCAACCAAGGCTGCGGTTGAAGAAGGCATCGTCCCCGGTGGTGGTACCACCTTGGCCCACCTGGCTCCCGAATTGGAAACCTGGGCTTCGGGTAACCTGCAAGCAGAAGAATTGACCGGGGCGCTGATTGTTGCCCGCGCGCTGACGGCTCCTCTGAAGCGGATTGCTGAAAACGCAGGTCAAAACGGTGCGGTAGTCGCTGAGCGCGTGAAGGAAATGCCCTTCAACAGCGGTTACAATGCTGCGACCAATGAGTATGTAGACATGATTAGCGCAGGGATTGTTGACCCCGCTAAGGTGACTCGTTGCGCACTGCAAAATGCAGCTTCGATCGCGGCAATGGTGTTGACCACTGAGTGCATCGTGGTAGACAAGCCTGAACCGAAGGAAGCGGCTCCCGCTGGTGGCGCAGGCGGCATGGGCGACTTCGATTACTAA
- the groES gene encoding co-chaperone GroES — protein sequence MAAVSLSVSTVQPLGDRVFVKVSEAEEKTAGGIILPDNAKEKPQVGEVVQVGPGKRNDDGSRQELEVKVGDKVLYSKYAGTDIKLGGDDYVLLTERDILAVVQ from the coding sequence ATGGCAGCCGTATCTTTGAGCGTGTCTACTGTTCAACCCTTAGGCGATCGCGTTTTTGTGAAGGTGTCGGAAGCAGAAGAGAAGACTGCTGGCGGCATCATCCTGCCCGACAACGCTAAGGAAAAGCCTCAAGTCGGTGAAGTCGTGCAAGTTGGCCCCGGTAAGCGCAATGATGACGGTTCTCGCCAAGAACTGGAAGTCAAAGTGGGCGACAAAGTCCTGTACTCCAAGTACGCTGGCACCGACATCAAGCTGGGTGGCGACGACTACGTTCTGTTGACTGAGCGTGACATCCTGGCCGTTGTGCAGTAG
- a CDS encoding exosortase-dependent surface protein XDP2, giving the protein MSYKFSWIIASSLFATLASIAPAQAFTTFTFNTSYSPKPADPTKDIKLESVTLGDTTVSSFNLVNRANILVNNLPAQPGQSVQGPGSSDAGTNTGSDPLLPEGPVVESPTEANIVASLGNLNLNSIIDTEDKWGTSSFNLFFDQPSDHFFLYERGMNSDLLVEAIDASGNLLGESFKITRDLWTSAGYSIMTHEIADQPKPQAVGSFGLRTKTTIAGLRLTSFNSNPNSFNGPDYKVVAAKVPEPTVLLGLAMAGGSLPLLRRRKLA; this is encoded by the coding sequence ATGAGTTACAAATTTTCCTGGATTATCGCTAGCAGCCTGTTCGCCACCCTAGCGTCGATCGCCCCCGCCCAAGCCTTCACGACCTTTACGTTTAATACCAGCTACTCCCCCAAGCCAGCGGATCCAACAAAAGATATTAAGTTAGAGTCTGTCACATTGGGTGACACTACTGTTAGTTCTTTTAACTTGGTAAACCGCGCAAACATTTTGGTTAACAATCTGCCCGCCCAGCCCGGTCAATCGGTGCAAGGCCCTGGCAGCAGCGATGCAGGCACCAATACCGGCTCCGATCCGCTCTTGCCGGAAGGCCCCGTGGTCGAAAGTCCGACGGAAGCCAATATTGTGGCGAGCTTAGGTAACCTCAACCTCAATAGCATCATTGATACCGAAGATAAGTGGGGTACCTCCAGCTTCAACTTGTTCTTCGATCAGCCTTCGGATCACTTCTTCCTCTATGAGCGGGGAATGAACAGTGATTTGTTGGTGGAAGCGATCGATGCATCGGGCAATTTGCTGGGTGAGTCCTTCAAAATCACCCGCGATTTGTGGACGAGTGCAGGTTACTCCATCATGACCCACGAAATTGCGGATCAACCGAAGCCGCAAGCGGTAGGTTCCTTCGGCCTCAGAACCAAAACCACGATCGCAGGTTTGCGACTCACCAGCTTCAACAGCAATCCCAACAGTTTCAATGGGCCAGACTATAAAGTTGTGGCTGCGAAGGTGCCCGAACCCACTGTGCTGCTGGGTCTAGCCATGGCAGGCGGCAGCTTACCGCTACTGCGTCGTCGGAAGCTGGCTTAG
- the arsB gene encoding ACR3 family arsenite efflux transporter codes for MGIHPRSTPPIQAGSHLSFFEKYLTGWVFLCIGIGIVLGRLFPTIATTLDAMSIYQVSIPIAICLFFMMYPIMVKIDFSQAKQAVRTPKPVILTLVVNWLIKPFTMVLFAQLFLGGLFRPLIGGTEMIRGTEIALSNSYIAGAILLGIAPCTAMVLMWGYLSYGNQGHTLVMVAVNSLAMLFLYAPLGRWLLAANDLVVPWQTIALSVAIYVGLPLIAGMYSRYWILRHKGRVWFEQKFLKYLNPAAISALLITLILLFAFKGELIVNNPLHILLIAVPLFLQTNFIFLISYVAALKLRLSYEDAAPAALIGASNHFEVAIATAVMLFGLNSGAALATVVGVLIEVPVMLMLVEVCKRTAAWFPREPEKATLLDPRCISSRSSQ; via the coding sequence ATGGGTATTCATCCTCGATCGACGCCCCCAATACAGGCGGGAAGTCATCTTAGTTTCTTTGAGAAATATCTGACGGGTTGGGTCTTTCTCTGTATTGGGATTGGAATTGTCCTGGGACGACTGTTTCCAACGATCGCAACGACCCTAGATGCAATGAGCATTTATCAGGTGTCGATTCCGATCGCGATTTGCCTGTTCTTCATGATGTATCCCATCATGGTCAAAATTGACTTTTCCCAGGCCAAGCAAGCCGTCCGCACTCCCAAACCTGTGATTCTGACGCTGGTCGTGAACTGGTTGATCAAGCCGTTTACGATGGTGTTATTTGCTCAACTGTTTCTGGGGGGCCTATTCCGCCCTCTGATTGGCGGAACGGAGATGATTCGCGGAACGGAAATTGCCCTGTCCAATTCCTACATTGCAGGCGCAATTTTGCTAGGGATTGCACCCTGTACCGCAATGGTCTTGATGTGGGGCTATCTCTCCTACGGCAATCAAGGTCATACCTTAGTGATGGTCGCTGTGAACTCTCTGGCGATGCTGTTTTTGTATGCACCGTTAGGGCGGTGGTTACTAGCTGCTAATGATCTCGTCGTTCCTTGGCAAACGATCGCGCTTTCGGTTGCGATCTATGTAGGCTTACCCTTGATCGCTGGAATGTACTCCCGGTACTGGATTTTGCGACACAAGGGACGTGTTTGGTTTGAGCAAAAATTCCTCAAGTACCTCAATCCCGCTGCCATTTCTGCGCTATTGATTACGCTGATTTTATTGTTTGCGTTCAAAGGAGAGCTGATTGTTAACAATCCCTTGCACATTTTATTGATTGCAGTTCCATTGTTTCTACAAACCAACTTTATTTTTCTGATTTCCTATGTGGCAGCATTAAAGCTGCGATTATCCTATGAGGATGCGGCTCCGGCGGCATTGATTGGGGCAAGCAATCATTTTGAAGTCGCGATCGCAACGGCTGTAATGTTATTTGGACTCAACTCGGGCGCTGCTCTGGCAACCGTGGTCGGTGTGCTAATCGAAGTCCCGGTTATGCTGATGCTAGTGGAGGTCTGTAAACGAACCGCCGCATGGTTTCCGCGCGAACCGGAAAAAGCGACCCTACTCGATCCGCGCTGTATCTCCTCCCGTTCTTCGCAGTGA
- the arsJ gene encoding organoarsenical effux MFS transporter ArsJ translates to MSSTTASSANLKNYILVTLAYWGFTITDGALRLLVLLYFYEIGYSPLQVAFLFLFYEVFGVVTNFLGGWIGSQLGLKVTLYAGIGLQIFALVMLSFLDRNWAQWFAVGYVMVSQAFSGIAKDLTKMSSKSAIRLVVPQDAQSSLFKWVAILTGSKNALKGVGFFLGAVLLASIGFVSSLWLMAGGLFVLMFTGWMLPRGMGKIKAKVKFNQLFSKSREINVLSAARFFLFGSRDIWFVVGLPVFLRGPLGWSFYQVGAFMALWVIGYGIIQSSAPTLIKRFGSGRPPSTSTIRFWTFALTVVPALIAIALIAGINPNYAIVVGLMLFGVVFAFNSAVHSYLVLAYTDDDKVALNVGFYYMANSGGRLAGTVLSGLIYQWAGLVGCLWTSAAFVLAAALISLKLPTPRPNKAIAWKAKGGD, encoded by the coding sequence ATGTCTTCTACCACGGCTTCTAGTGCCAATCTCAAAAACTACATTCTCGTGACGCTGGCCTACTGGGGGTTCACGATTACCGATGGTGCGCTCAGACTGCTTGTCCTGCTCTATTTCTATGAGATTGGCTACTCCCCGTTACAGGTTGCGTTTCTGTTCCTGTTTTACGAAGTGTTTGGCGTTGTCACTAATTTTCTAGGCGGTTGGATCGGATCACAACTTGGGCTGAAGGTCACGCTCTACGCTGGGATTGGGCTACAAATCTTTGCGCTGGTGATGTTATCGTTTCTCGATCGCAACTGGGCGCAATGGTTTGCGGTGGGTTACGTGATGGTGTCGCAAGCTTTTTCGGGCATTGCCAAAGACCTAACTAAAATGAGTTCCAAGAGTGCGATCCGATTGGTGGTGCCGCAGGATGCGCAATCGTCACTCTTCAAGTGGGTCGCAATTCTGACGGGATCAAAGAATGCCCTGAAAGGGGTGGGCTTTTTCCTAGGCGCTGTATTACTCGCGTCGATCGGGTTTGTGAGTTCACTCTGGCTGATGGCGGGCGGGCTGTTTGTGCTCATGTTCACCGGCTGGATGTTACCGAGGGGTATGGGCAAAATCAAAGCGAAGGTGAAGTTTAACCAACTATTTTCTAAGAGTCGCGAAATCAACGTTTTATCAGCCGCACGATTCTTTCTGTTTGGTTCCAGGGATATCTGGTTTGTCGTTGGCTTACCCGTCTTTCTGCGCGGGCCATTGGGGTGGTCGTTCTATCAAGTCGGTGCATTTATGGCCCTGTGGGTGATTGGCTATGGCATCATTCAGTCCTCTGCCCCAACCCTAATTAAACGATTTGGCTCAGGTCGTCCACCTTCGACCAGTACGATTCGATTTTGGACGTTTGCGTTAACCGTAGTTCCGGCGCTGATTGCGATCGCGCTGATTGCTGGCATCAATCCCAACTATGCGATCGTGGTGGGCTTAATGTTATTTGGGGTGGTGTTTGCCTTCAACTCTGCCGTTCACTCTTACCTCGTTCTGGCGTACACCGACGACGATAAGGTTGCGTTGAACGTTGGATTTTACTACATGGCTAACTCCGGCGGACGGCTCGCTGGCACGGTTCTATCAGGCTTGATCTATCAATGGGCCGGACTGGTGGGATGCTTATGGACCTCAGCGGCGTTTGTTTTAGCGGCTGCATTGATTTCCTTGAAATTGCCAACGCCCCGCCCCAATAAAGCCATTGCCTGGAAAGCAAAAGGTGGAGATTAA
- a CDS encoding ArsJ-associated glyceraldehyde-3-phosphate dehydrogenase, translated as MTIRVGINGFGRIGRLDFRAAWGWSEFEFVHINEVKGGAETAAHLLKFDSVHGRWTPDVAAGDDRILIDGKPVTFSEYAKPGDVPWEDYGVDIVLECSGKFRTPETLEPYFKRGVKKVIVAAPVKQGALNIVMGINDHLYQPNEHHLLTAASCTTNCLAPVVKVIHEGLGIKHGVITTIHDNTNTQTIVDAPHKDLRRARATNLSLIPTTTGSATAIGLIYPELNGKLNGLAVRVPLLNASLTDCVFEVARSTTVEEVNQLLKAASEGTLKGILGYEERPLVSIDYKDDPRSSIIDALSTMVVDQTQVKILAWYDNEWGYSNRMVELARKVALSLN; from the coding sequence ATGACTATACGGGTTGGAATCAATGGATTTGGTCGAATCGGACGGCTAGATTTTCGGGCTGCTTGGGGCTGGTCGGAATTTGAGTTTGTTCATATCAACGAAGTCAAAGGCGGAGCAGAAACGGCGGCCCATTTGCTGAAATTCGACTCGGTGCATGGTCGCTGGACACCAGATGTGGCAGCAGGAGACGATCGCATTCTCATTGATGGCAAACCCGTTACCTTCAGCGAGTATGCGAAACCGGGTGATGTGCCTTGGGAAGATTACGGGGTGGATATTGTCCTGGAATGTTCTGGCAAATTTCGCACCCCAGAAACCCTTGAACCCTATTTCAAGCGTGGTGTGAAAAAAGTCATTGTCGCAGCTCCTGTCAAACAAGGCGCACTCAATATTGTCATGGGCATCAATGATCACCTGTATCAGCCTAACGAGCATCATTTATTGACAGCGGCGTCTTGCACAACCAATTGCCTTGCGCCGGTGGTGAAAGTAATTCACGAAGGACTGGGGATCAAGCATGGTGTCATTACAACGATTCACGATAATACCAATACGCAAACGATCGTGGATGCACCCCATAAAGATCTCCGTCGTGCTAGAGCAACCAATTTATCACTGATTCCCACCACCACCGGATCAGCAACCGCGATCGGATTAATCTATCCAGAATTGAATGGCAAGCTGAATGGTCTTGCGGTTCGTGTTCCATTACTAAACGCATCACTCACCGATTGTGTCTTTGAAGTCGCTCGATCGACCACGGTTGAAGAAGTTAATCAATTGCTAAAAGCAGCATCTGAAGGCACGTTAAAAGGCATTTTGGGCTATGAAGAACGCCCGTTAGTTTCGATCGATTACAAAGATGATCCGCGCTCCTCGATCATTGATGCCCTCTCCACCATGGTGGTTGATCAAACCCAAGTGAAAATCCTCGCTTGGTACGACAACGAATGGGGTTACTCCAATCGCATGGTTGAACTTGCTCGCAAAGTTGCCCTCAGTTTAAACTAA
- a CDS encoding PstS family phosphate ABC transporter substrate-binding protein yields the protein MTLQTFISFQRLLGACMVMALSIAGCTSNPATDSAQTQAANAAQGLKNPVMPPSPGIKIDGSSTVFPISELMVKQYRRTTDAKAGPIDLKFSGTGGGFKKFCAGETDINNASRPILKEEIEACGKAGVRFYEFPIAFDALTVVVNPQNTWANDITVAELKKIWESAAQGKITNWNQIRASYPDRPLKLYGAGKDSGTFDYFNEVTIGDPKASRTDYTASENDNELVAGVLKDPNALGYFGLAYYEAKHSQLKALAVDPGKGRGAVLPSRETVEKAQYRPFSRPLFIYVNIVAVQHKPELQAFVTYYLNNAKQLVPQVGYIPLPDEGYRLTNLHFSQGKVGTVFEGVPQPDLTISELLRKQAVF from the coding sequence ATGACCCTTCAAACATTCATTTCCTTCCAACGTCTGCTGGGTGCCTGCATGGTGATGGCCTTGAGCATCGCAGGGTGTACCTCCAATCCAGCCACCGACTCTGCTCAAACCCAGGCAGCCAATGCGGCCCAAGGACTGAAGAATCCTGTGATGCCGCCTTCCCCCGGTATCAAAATTGATGGCTCAAGTACGGTGTTTCCCATTTCTGAGTTGATGGTGAAGCAGTACCGTAGAACGACCGATGCTAAAGCAGGACCGATCGACCTCAAATTTTCTGGAACCGGTGGCGGTTTCAAGAAATTCTGTGCGGGTGAAACGGACATCAATAATGCGTCTCGTCCAATCCTCAAAGAAGAAATAGAAGCTTGTGGAAAAGCGGGTGTTCGCTTCTATGAATTTCCGATCGCCTTCGATGCGCTCACCGTGGTCGTGAATCCGCAAAACACTTGGGCAAACGATATCACAGTCGCAGAACTGAAGAAAATTTGGGAATCGGCTGCCCAGGGAAAAATCACCAACTGGAATCAGATTCGTGCTTCCTATCCCGATCGACCGCTCAAGCTGTATGGTGCAGGCAAAGATTCTGGAACGTTTGATTACTTCAACGAAGTGACGATCGGGGATCCCAAAGCAAGCCGGACAGACTATACCGCTAGTGAAAATGACAATGAACTGGTCGCAGGTGTGCTGAAAGACCCGAATGCCCTGGGCTACTTTGGTCTTGCTTACTATGAAGCCAAGCACAGCCAACTCAAAGCCTTAGCGGTTGATCCGGGGAAGGGCCGAGGCGCAGTGTTGCCCTCACGAGAAACGGTGGAAAAAGCCCAATATCGCCCCTTCTCTCGTCCCCTATTCATTTACGTCAACATCGTTGCGGTTCAACACAAGCCGGAACTGCAAGCCTTTGTGACCTACTACCTCAACAATGCGAAACAACTGGTTCCGCAGGTTGGCTACATCCCACTGCCGGATGAGGGCTATCGCTTGACGAATCTGCACTTCTCCCAGGGCAAAGTCGGAACTGTGTTTGAGGGGGTGCCGCAGCCAGATTTAACCATCAGTGAATTGCTGCGGAAGCAAGCCGTATTCTAG
- a CDS encoding metalloregulator ArsR/SmtB family transcription factor has translation MPKTVEFSSNMIVAGFHALSDPLRVQVLDLLRDRELCVCDLCETLEVSQSKLSFHLKTLKEAQLVQARQEGRWVYYSLNLAQFVVLEQYLAEFRRLSPILPPRKCRDDV, from the coding sequence ATGCCAAAGACTGTTGAGTTTTCATCAAATATGATTGTTGCCGGGTTTCATGCGCTCTCTGATCCCTTACGGGTTCAGGTGTTAGATTTACTGCGCGATCGTGAACTCTGCGTTTGTGATTTGTGCGAAACCCTCGAAGTCAGCCAGTCGAAGCTCTCCTTCCACCTCAAGACGCTCAAAGAAGCCCAGCTGGTTCAGGCCAGACAGGAAGGACGCTGGGTTTACTACAGTTTGAATTTGGCTCAATTTGTCGTTTTAGAACAGTATTTAGCAGAATTTCGCCGCTTAAGTCCCATCCTGCCCCCCCGGAAGTGTCGCGATGACGTTTAA
- a CDS encoding GTP cyclohydrolase II: MVSQPLPPKNSSLKLAGLQPRIRWGACDPLERGAIVGTVTNPKHRNVIGTHGGSYSVYRALAVATGQLSPDHRSDLSQTEPIVQIPPNPAWCSRRRIVSLDPWGARVTEVFAPLIVKEYNIQPTIAITQAHLNLPEVQQAMTAGRLQPDGLWLLESGDVRVTKVAIDPVWYLPGVAERLGVAEATLRQALHHQTGGMFPELISRPDLKIWLPPIGGTTVYILGEVAAIGDLTRSLTVRIHDECNGSDVFGSDICTCRPYLMHGIEECIQTAQAGGTGLVVYFRKEGRALGEVTKYLVYNARKRSGDRADGYFERTECVAGVQDARFQALMPDVLHWLGVQRIDRLVSMSDMKYQAIVESGITVVERVPLPDDRIPADAWVEMEAKKAAGYYTVGETPTPEDLQQIRGRHLESPKIT; encoded by the coding sequence ATGGTCAGCCAACCGCTTCCTCCTAAAAATTCTTCGCTGAAACTGGCTGGATTGCAGCCCCGCATCCGGTGGGGCGCTTGCGATCCGCTAGAACGGGGTGCGATCGTGGGAACGGTGACGAATCCAAAGCACCGCAATGTTATTGGTACCCATGGCGGCAGTTATAGCGTCTATCGGGCGTTGGCCGTGGCTACGGGACAACTGAGTCCTGACCACCGCAGCGATTTGAGTCAGACGGAACCGATCGTCCAGATTCCCCCCAATCCGGCCTGGTGTAGTCGGCGGCGCATTGTCTCATTGGATCCCTGGGGCGCACGGGTGACGGAGGTGTTTGCGCCGTTGATCGTCAAGGAGTACAACATTCAACCGACGATCGCGATTACCCAGGCCCATTTGAATTTGCCGGAAGTCCAGCAGGCGATGACGGCGGGGCGGTTGCAACCGGATGGTCTGTGGTTGCTGGAGTCCGGGGACGTGCGGGTAACGAAGGTGGCGATCGATCCGGTGTGGTATTTGCCGGGGGTGGCGGAACGGCTGGGGGTGGCGGAGGCGACGTTGCGCCAAGCGTTGCACCATCAAACGGGGGGGATGTTTCCGGAGTTAATCAGTCGGCCTGATTTGAAAATCTGGTTGCCACCGATCGGCGGGACGACGGTTTATATTCTGGGTGAGGTGGCGGCGATCGGGGATTTGACTCGCTCCTTAACCGTACGCATCCACGATGAGTGCAATGGGTCGGATGTGTTTGGCTCGGATATTTGCACCTGTCGGCCCTATCTGATGCATGGCATTGAGGAATGTATTCAAACAGCACAGGCGGGGGGCACGGGCTTGGTGGTCTATTTCCGCAAGGAAGGACGGGCGCTGGGCGAGGTAACAAAATATCTGGTTTACAATGCGCGGAAACGATCGGGCGATCGGGCCGATGGTTATTTTGAGCGGACGGAGTGTGTGGCGGGGGTGCAGGACGCACGGTTTCAGGCGTTGATGCCGGATGTGTTGCATTGGTTAGGGGTGCAACGGATCGATCGCCTCGTGTCCATGAGTGATATGAAGTATCAGGCGATCGTGGAGTCGGGAATTACGGTCGTAGAGCGGGTGCCGTTGCCGGACGATCGCATTCCGGCGGATGCTTGGGTCGAAATGGAAGCCAAAAAAGCCGCAGGTTATTACACGGTGGGAGAAACTCCTACACCGGAAGATTTGCAACAGATCAGAGGTCGCCACCTAGAATCACCGAAGATTACCTAG